In a single window of the bacterium genome:
- the secE gene encoding preprotein translocase subunit SecE, whose translation MFEKLKLFLQESRTEFQRVNWPTRQETTRLTLVVIVMSLGVAVFLGVVDYVFSIGLARIITP comes from the coding sequence ATGTTTGAAAAACTCAAGCTTTTCTTGCAGGAGTCGAGGACGGAGTTCCAGCGCGTAAACTGGCCGACGCGTCAGGAAACGACACGTTTAACGTTGGTTGTTATCGTCATGTCGCTTGGCGTCGCGGTCTTTTTGGGCGTTGTTGACTATGTGTTTTCAATCGGCCTCGCCCGCATCATCACCCCGTAA
- the nusG gene encoding transcription termination/antitermination protein NusG: protein MSRIEGTKERSWYAVHTYSGYEDAVARYLKQRVDSLAMGDKIFNVIVPKEKKIRVKNGKRRVIEEKIYPGYVLVEMMLGDDSWYVVRNTPRVTGFVGSDSTTPTPLSKAEVDLLMSRMGEGTEKKFLVDLVAGDMVRVSDGPFKDYDAKVSEVDSERGKVKVLIPIFGRDTLVELDVLQIQKL from the coding sequence ATGTCCCGCATTGAAGGCACAAAAGAACGCTCATGGTATGCCGTGCATACCTACTCGGGTTACGAAGATGCCGTCGCGCGTTATTTAAAACAGCGCGTTGATTCACTCGCGATGGGCGACAAGATTTTTAATGTTATCGTTCCGAAAGAAAAAAAGATTCGCGTAAAAAACGGCAAGCGTCGCGTGATTGAGGAAAAGATTTACCCGGGCTATGTGCTGGTGGAAATGATGCTTGGCGACGATTCGTGGTATGTGGTGCGGAACACTCCGCGCGTGACGGGCTTTGTGGGTTCGGACTCCACCACCCCCACACCGCTCTCCAAAGCGGAGGTGGACTTGTTGATGTCGCGGATGGGTGAAGGAACGGAAAAGAAGTTTTTGGTGGATTTGGTGGCAGGCGACATGGTGCGCGTTTCCGACGGTCCGTTTAAGGACTATGACGCGAAAGTGTCCGAAGTGGACTCCGAGCGCGGCAAGGTCAAGGTCTTGATTCCGATTTTCGGACGTGATACACTCGTTGAATTGGACGTGCTGCAAATACAAAAGTTGTAA
- the rplK gene encoding 50S ribosomal protein L11, producing the protein MAKPIKTTLKLQIEAGKANPAPPIGPALGQHGVNIAEFCKQFNAATKDMTGDVIPAEITIYEDRSFTFILKTPPASALLKKAAGIEKGSGTPNKTKVGKVTKADLRAIAEKKMVDLNANDIDAAMRIIAGTAKNMGIEVVD; encoded by the coding sequence ATGGCCAAACCAATCAAAACAACTCTAAAACTCCAGATTGAAGCGGGCAAGGCAAACCCGGCGCCGCCGATCGGACCAGCATTAGGTCAGCATGGCGTGAACATTGCCGAGTTCTGCAAGCAGTTCAACGCCGCGACAAAAGACATGACGGGTGATGTTATCCCCGCCGAAATCACGATCTACGAAGACCGTAGTTTTACGTTTATTTTGAAAACCCCTCCGGCATCCGCGTTGCTCAAAAAAGCCGCGGGTATTGAAAAGGGTTCCGGAACGCCGAACAAAACAAAAGTGGGTAAGGTGACGAAAGCCGACCTCCGCGCCATCGCGGAAAAGAAAATGGTGGACCTGAACGCAAACGACATCGACGCCGCGATGAGAATTATCGCGGGAACGGCGAAGAATATGGGGATAGAGGTTGTTGACTAG
- a CDS encoding thymidylate kinase: protein MAAAKGKFIVIEGTDGSGKGTQFQKLVERLNVVNVPLATFDFPQYGKPSAYFVEQYLNGRYGAMNESVSGLFALDRVDAVSPEAASLFYALDRFDIRKDINDALAAGKLVLSNRYVTSNMGHQGAKIARKVDRARYLKWLDNIEYGILGAARPDMVILLHVPAAIAQQLIAKKAERKYLEGVKKDIHEKNLEYLKNAEAVYLEVAAMYPETFRVIECTEGGNLMPIEAIHERVWAVIEPLTRR, encoded by the coding sequence ATGGCCGCGGCTAAAGGCAAATTTATCGTCATTGAGGGCACTGACGGTTCCGGAAAGGGGACGCAGTTTCAAAAATTGGTTGAACGGCTGAATGTGGTGAATGTTCCGCTTGCCACGTTTGATTTCCCGCAATACGGGAAGCCGTCGGCGTATTTTGTTGAGCAGTATTTGAATGGACGCTACGGCGCCATGAACGAGAGTGTCAGCGGATTATTCGCGCTGGATCGCGTTGACGCGGTAAGTCCCGAGGCCGCCTCGCTTTTTTATGCGCTTGATCGTTTTGATATACGGAAAGATATAAACGACGCGCTCGCGGCGGGGAAACTTGTGCTTTCCAATCGCTACGTGACTTCCAATATGGGGCACCAGGGCGCGAAGATTGCGCGCAAAGTCGATCGCGCGCGTTACTTGAAGTGGCTGGATAACATCGAGTATGGAATTTTGGGCGCGGCTCGGCCAGACATGGTCATCTTGCTCCACGTGCCGGCGGCAATCGCCCAGCAGCTCATCGCGAAAAAAGCGGAGCGCAAATATCTTGAGGGCGTCAAAAAAGACATTCACGAAAAAAATCTTGAGTATTTGAAAAACGCGGAGGCGGTGTATCTGGAAGTCGCCGCGATGTATCCGGAAACATTCCGTGTCATTGAGTGTACCGAAGGCGGCAATCTAATGCCCATTGAGGCGATTCATGAGCGCGTATGGGCGGTAATTGAACCGTTGACGCGCCGTTGA